One region of Bacillus pumilus genomic DNA includes:
- a CDS encoding 4'-phosphopantetheinyl transferase family protein codes for MKIFAIQLQHLDDIHARKQIDQLKPFVSAEKRAAAERFRFLIDARRTLLGEVLVRQMIHDMYDLPFDEIVFETEGNGKPVVRHIPSFHFNLSHSGDWVVCAIDDAPVGIDIEEIKPIDLAIAKRFFSADEYEDLLSQPAERQEAYFFHLWSMKEAFIKLTGKGLSYGLSSFTARLSEDGQATLALPDHEAPCFVQPYSLDPTYQMAVCTRKPSAAERVEILSCSDVLSRL; via the coding sequence ATGAAGATTTTCGCTATCCAATTACAGCATTTAGATGACATCCATGCACGAAAACAAATCGATCAATTGAAACCCTTTGTTTCAGCTGAAAAACGTGCTGCGGCCGAGCGCTTTCGTTTTTTAATCGACGCAAGAAGGACCTTGTTAGGTGAGGTGCTGGTTCGTCAGATGATCCATGATATGTACGATCTGCCTTTTGATGAGATCGTTTTTGAAACAGAGGGCAATGGCAAGCCTGTCGTCCGGCACATTCCTTCTTTTCATTTTAATCTTTCTCACTCTGGTGATTGGGTCGTATGCGCAATAGATGATGCACCTGTAGGTATTGATATTGAGGAGATCAAACCGATTGATCTAGCGATTGCTAAACGATTTTTTTCAGCAGATGAGTATGAGGATTTACTTTCACAACCGGCAGAACGGCAGGAAGCCTACTTCTTTCATTTATGGTCAATGAAGGAGGCCTTTATCAAGCTGACTGGAAAGGGATTATCTTATGGTCTTTCGTCCTTTACAGCCCGCCTGTCAGAGGATGGACAGGCGACGCTTGCATTACCTGATCATGAAGCGCCCTGCTTTGTTCAACCATACTCACTCGATCCTACCTACCAAATGGCGGTGTGTACACGAAAGCCTTCTGCGGCTGAACGTGTTGAGATACTCTCTTGTAGTGATGTACTGTCTCGTCTTTAA
- a CDS encoding YczE/YyaS/YitT family protein translates to MKREHLLRWFFYFVGLIVLAFGLSLTVKGKILGIGPWDAFHYGLFQHFGLTIGQWSIIIGALIVTLTSVFTKSFPKIGALLNMVLIGMFIDFFNAVLPAPHGYLPALYVFITGVVVSGYGVGVYVSANLGAGPRDSLMLLISAKTGLNVQWVRNGIELTVLLFAWMLGGPIGVGTILTAIFTGLVLRFSLPQSTRLLQLLITKTAEKPVQTLIR, encoded by the coding sequence TTGAAGCGGGAACATCTTTTACGTTGGTTTTTTTATTTTGTTGGATTGATCGTACTAGCTTTTGGACTATCGCTGACAGTGAAAGGAAAGATTCTAGGCATTGGTCCTTGGGACGCTTTCCACTACGGACTGTTTCAGCACTTTGGACTCACGATTGGACAGTGGTCCATCATTATTGGTGCACTGATTGTGACACTAACATCTGTTTTCACGAAATCATTTCCAAAGATCGGCGCATTACTGAACATGGTGCTGATTGGTATGTTTATAGATTTCTTTAATGCGGTATTACCTGCACCACATGGGTATTTACCCGCTTTATATGTGTTTATTACGGGCGTTGTGGTTTCAGGTTATGGTGTTGGCGTTTATGTCTCAGCGAATCTTGGCGCCGGGCCAAGGGATTCATTAATGCTGCTCATCTCAGCGAAAACAGGATTGAACGTGCAGTGGGTGCGAAATGGCATTGAGCTAACAGTGCTTTTATTTGCATGGATGCTCGGCGGGCCGATTGGCGTTGGCACGATTCTGACGGCTATTTTCACAGGTCTCGTCCTTCGATTCTCCTTGCCGCAATCGACACGGCTTCTGCAGCTGCTTATTACAAAAACAGCAGAGAAACCTGTTCAAACGCTTATCCGATAA
- a CDS encoding isopeptide-forming domain-containing fimbrial protein has translation MNILKRTSQLFLILVLIAGNLLTVSPPVTKAAGTVVVNNADSYMIGNGKLVLYQLDGQNPTNVKASVQVKGINSTVVNGVAVNDQENTVYATTTASGEPVLYKINATTGQAERVGVLGGRAPNAVVYNGKYIHSYAVGGEPYLATYDLATGQKTAKKIAGYDVGPGIGGDIGGDLVVDKDGYLWFASNTSGSIAQMNPETAEVIRVIPITNADGKPIEGGVRGISFLPNGQMLLQSGKDDSIGHSTLFTLDAKTLSTTYMGTAGDSLSYDLASRVKPEFDPYPPNLESEKSVALQKKAEGNTDEKNPEVGDTLLYTIRAKNTVQYGILKNLTISDNLPSSLAYVPGSLKVDGVSVTDAKDQDKGDFTNGTVTGQIGDVKDTDWHTVTFEAKVAKGQAGKDIQNTANVKGENTPPDNPTTNIEIYPRDPKLESEKSAVLQKKADGNTDEKHPEVGDTLLYTIQARNTVEDSFIEDLVISDKLPQGLSYVPNSLQIDGNPVTDTKDDDNGDMTGGTVTGTFGEVKDAKWHTVTFEVTVEKGQAGKDIQNTASVTTGNTPPDEPTTNVEIYPRDPKLTSEKSAVLQKKADGNTDEKHPEVGDTLLYTIKTKNTMEDSLVKNLVISDELPEGLAYVPNSLEVDGQAVTDEQDQDNGDVTNRTVSGQFGDIKDTDWHTVTFEVTVEKGQSGQDIQNTASVTGENTPPDDPTTKTEIYPRDPKLESEKSAVLQKKAEGNTDEKHPEVGDTLLYTIKTKNTIEDSLVENLVISDQLPKGLEYVAGSLEIDGESVTDVKDDDSGDYTDGKVTGYFGDVKDTDWHTVTFEVTVEKGQAGQDIQNTAEVTGENTPPDDPTTKTEIYPREPKLSSEKAASIQKKAEGNTDEKTPQVGDTLLYTIKTKNLEEDSIVKNLVIADQLPEGLEYVEGSLKVDDQAVTDAKDDDIGDYTKGTVTGHFGDIKDTDWHTITFEAKVAKGQSGKSIQNTAKVTGENTPPDEPTTETKIDPKDPKLESEKTSKISQKAEGNKDEKQVQVGDTLLYTIKAKNSVEDSVIKDLVIADQLPEGLEYVEGSLKVDGQAVTDAKDDDNGDYTKGTVTGQFGDIKDTDWHTITFEAKIAKGYEGKTIQNIAVVKGENVDEPDKPENSTTVEPPHVPEVPGNPEQPSHSETDTPGHHLPNTATAMYNLLLAGFALVLIGAALIVWKRRKRNG, from the coding sequence ATGAATATATTAAAAAGAACGAGTCAATTATTTCTTATATTGGTGCTGATTGCTGGGAATTTATTAACAGTTTCACCACCTGTTACGAAAGCCGCTGGGACGGTGGTTGTCAATAACGCAGATTCCTACATGATTGGAAATGGGAAGTTAGTTCTTTATCAGCTTGATGGGCAAAATCCAACAAACGTAAAGGCTAGTGTACAGGTGAAGGGAATTAATTCGACTGTAGTGAACGGTGTTGCTGTGAATGATCAAGAAAACACTGTGTATGCAACTACGACAGCAAGTGGAGAGCCAGTTCTTTATAAAATAAATGCGACCACTGGACAAGCAGAGCGTGTAGGTGTTTTAGGCGGAAGAGCGCCAAATGCCGTTGTTTATAACGGTAAATATATTCATTCGTATGCGGTTGGTGGAGAACCCTACCTTGCAACGTACGACTTAGCAACTGGTCAAAAAACGGCCAAGAAAATTGCCGGTTATGACGTTGGCCCTGGCATTGGCGGAGACATTGGCGGAGACCTTGTAGTCGATAAGGATGGCTATCTTTGGTTCGCATCTAATACCAGTGGGTCCATTGCGCAAATGAATCCTGAAACAGCTGAAGTAATTCGAGTGATTCCAATCACAAATGCAGATGGTAAACCTATTGAGGGAGGAGTACGAGGAATTAGCTTTTTGCCAAATGGACAAATGCTATTACAATCAGGAAAAGATGACTCTATCGGTCATTCTACTCTTTTCACACTTGATGCGAAAACATTAAGTACAACATATATGGGCACTGCAGGTGATTCATTATCTTACGACTTAGCTTCAAGGGTGAAGCCCGAATTTGATCCATATCCTCCTAACCTTGAATCAGAAAAATCTGTTGCCTTACAGAAAAAAGCAGAAGGCAACACAGATGAAAAGAATCCAGAAGTAGGCGACACTTTGCTTTATACAATTAGAGCAAAAAATACGGTGCAATACGGTATTCTTAAAAATCTGACCATATCAGATAACCTTCCGAGCAGCTTAGCCTATGTGCCAGGCTCACTTAAGGTAGATGGCGTAAGCGTCACAGATGCAAAAGACCAAGACAAAGGTGATTTTACAAACGGTACTGTTACAGGTCAAATAGGTGATGTGAAAGACACCGATTGGCACACCGTGACATTTGAAGCGAAAGTAGCAAAAGGTCAAGCTGGCAAAGATATTCAAAATACAGCCAATGTCAAAGGGGAAAACACACCGCCAGACAATCCAACTACAAACATAGAGATTTATCCTCGAGATCCGAAGCTTGAATCAGAAAAATCAGCGGTCTTACAGAAAAAAGCAGATGGTAATACAGATGAGAAGCATCCAGAAGTAGGCGACACTTTGCTGTATACCATTCAAGCCCGTAACACTGTTGAAGACAGCTTCATTGAAGATCTTGTGATTTCTGACAAGTTACCTCAAGGGTTATCATATGTACCAAATTCTCTACAGATAGATGGGAATCCAGTCACAGATACAAAAGATGACGACAACGGTGATATGACAGGTGGAACTGTCACTGGAACGTTCGGTGAAGTGAAAGATGCGAAATGGCATACCGTGACATTTGAAGTCACAGTTGAAAAAGGTCAGGCAGGCAAAGACATTCAAAATACAGCGAGTGTCACAACCGGCAACACACCGCCAGACGAGCCGACAACGAATGTAGAAATCTATCCTCGTGACCCGAAGCTGACTTCTGAAAAATCAGCCGTCTTGCAGAAAAAAGCAGATGGTAATACAGATGAGAAGCATCCAGAGGTCGGTGACACACTTCTTTATACGATTAAAACAAAGAATACGATGGAAGACAGTCTCGTTAAAAACTTAGTGATTTCGGATGAACTGCCGGAAGGATTAGCATATGTGCCGAATTCACTTGAGGTAGACGGACAAGCGGTGACAGATGAGCAAGATCAAGACAATGGGGATGTCACAAACAGAACCGTATCAGGACAATTCGGTGACATTAAGGACACCGATTGGCATACCGTGACGTTTGAGGTCACGGTTGAAAAAGGACAGTCTGGTCAAGACATTCAAAATACAGCGAGTGTCACAGGTGAAAATACACCACCAGACGATCCAACAACAAAAACAGAAATCTATCCGCGTGACCCAAAGCTTGAATCAGAAAAATCAGCCGTCCTGCAGAAAAAAGCAGAAGGTAACACAGATGAGAAGCACCCAGAAGTAGGGGACACCCTTCTTTATACAATTAAAACAAAGAACACGATAGAAGATAGTCTTGTTGAAAATCTAGTGATCTCAGATCAATTACCAAAAGGGCTGGAGTATGTCGCTGGTTCTCTTGAGATTGATGGAGAATCTGTCACAGATGTGAAAGATGACGATAGCGGTGACTACACAGATGGAAAGGTCACGGGTTATTTTGGCGATGTGAAGGACACGGACTGGCACACTGTGACGTTTGAAGTGACAGTTGAAAAGGGACAGGCGGGTCAAGACATTCAAAACACAGCCGAAGTAACAGGTGAAAACACGCCGCCAGATGATCCAACAACGAAAACAGAAATTTACCCTCGTGAACCAAAACTATCATCAGAAAAGGCAGCGAGCATTCAGAAAAAAGCAGAAGGAAACACAGATGAAAAGACACCACAGGTAGGCGACACCCTTCTTTATACGATCAAAACAAAGAATCTTGAAGAAGACAGCATCGTCAAAAATTTAGTCATCGCAGATCAACTGCCAGAAGGTCTTGAATATGTCGAAGGATCATTAAAAGTAGATGACCAAGCCGTCACAGATGCAAAAGATGACGACATCGGAGACTACACAAAAGGCACAGTAACTGGCCACTTTGGCGATATCAAAGACACGGACTGGCATACGATTACTTTTGAAGCGAAGGTTGCTAAAGGCCAATCAGGTAAAAGCATTCAAAACACAGCCAAAGTAACAGGCGAAAACACACCGCCAGATGAACCGACAACCGAAACAAAAATTGATCCAAAGGATCCAAAGCTTGAATCAGAAAAAACATCTAAGATTTCTCAAAAAGCAGAAGGGAATAAAGATGAAAAACAAGTTCAAGTAGGCGACACCCTTCTTTATACCATCAAAGCAAAAAATAGTGTAGAAGACAGTGTCATAAAAGATCTAGTCATCGCAGATCAACTGCCAGAAGGTCTTGAATACGTCGAAGGGTCATTAAAAGTAGATGGACAAGCTGTCACAGATGCAAAAGATGACGACAACGGAGACTACACAAAAGGCACAGTAACCGGTCAATTTGGCGATATCAAAGATACGGACTGGCATACGATTACTTTTGAAGCGAAGATCGCTAAAGGATATGAAGGTAAAACCATTCAAAATATCGCAGTTGTGAAGGGTGAGAATGTTGACGAACCAGACAAACCTGAAAACTCCACAACGGTAGAACCGCCGCATGTGCCAGAGGTGCCAGGGAATCCAGAACAGCCTTCTCATTCAGAAACGGATACACCTGGTCATCATCTTCCGAACACTGCAACAGCGATGTACAACCTTTTACTAGCAGGATTTGCACTCGTATTAATAGGTGCTGCCCTTATTGTATGGAAAAGAAGAAAAAGAAACGGGTAA
- a CDS encoding class D sortase, with protein MVQKIISATLITAGICLVMIGYMRIVDGQRQVDQSFQSAQAAIQQKGQTDSPFVPKAGETIGLLHIPKLNAELPIVEGTEAEDLAKGVGHYHESYLPNEQGQIVLSGHRDTVFRRTGELVKGDQLVIELSYGRFTYEIEKTKIVKKDDQSIITLQQEKEELILTTCYPFSFIGPAPNRYIIYGKRV; from the coding sequence ATGGTTCAAAAAATCATCTCAGCGACATTGATCACAGCAGGTATTTGTCTTGTGATGATAGGATATATGAGGATCGTTGATGGGCAAAGGCAAGTAGATCAATCTTTCCAGTCTGCACAAGCAGCCATCCAGCAAAAGGGGCAAACAGATTCCCCTTTTGTCCCGAAGGCTGGTGAAACCATTGGGCTCTTGCACATTCCAAAGTTAAATGCTGAGTTACCAATTGTAGAAGGAACAGAAGCGGAGGATTTAGCAAAGGGCGTTGGTCATTATCACGAAAGCTATTTACCTAATGAACAAGGACAAATCGTTTTATCTGGGCATCGTGATACTGTGTTTAGACGAACAGGAGAACTGGTGAAAGGGGATCAACTCGTCATTGAACTTTCATATGGACGATTTACCTATGAAATTGAGAAAACAAAGATTGTGAAAAAAGATGATCAAAGTATTATTACATTGCAACAGGAAAAGGAAGAACTTATCCTCACCACATGTTATCCTTTTTCTTTCATTGGTCCTGCACCAAACAGATATATCATATATGGGAAGCGTGTTTAG
- a CDS encoding AbrB/MazE/SpoVT family DNA-binding domain-containing protein → MLNQDYVRYIDNVGRIVLPTDIRKRLKIHPRDFMEIYREEDQIVMKPYWQDKPCIVTGEVTGSNKVLSGGVVISPEGARLLLQDLLALRLQKEI, encoded by the coding sequence TTGTTAAATCAAGACTATGTAAGATATATAGATAACGTCGGAAGAATTGTTCTGCCGACAGATATAAGAAAACGGTTGAAAATTCATCCGCGCGATTTTATGGAGATTTATCGAGAAGAAGACCAAATTGTCATGAAGCCGTATTGGCAGGATAAACCTTGTATCGTCACAGGGGAAGTAACAGGCTCCAACAAAGTGCTATCGGGTGGAGTCGTTATCAGTCCAGAGGGAGCGAGATTGCTCTTGCAAGATTTACTGGCGCTTCGCCTGCAAAAAGAAATATGA